Proteins from a genomic interval of Oncorhynchus nerka isolate Pitt River linkage group LG13, Oner_Uvic_2.0, whole genome shotgun sequence:
- the tab2 gene encoding TGF-beta-activated kinase 1 and MAP3K7-binding protein 2 isoform X5 produces the protein MAQGSHQIDIRVLHDLRQKFPEVPEGVVSQCVLQNDNNLDACCEYLSQVSPGYLYSEGGNLSNNDDPSFIRLRNHMTQLNLGLQSQFQNVHAAPGRDGLRMNGSRTLSHSLSDGPLQTGQTPNSDFFQQEPQSAPVQAPSNLNVFAVMEPKRKPQPPQHLGLYQLGGKGQSMGHHGQQTPRFNPITVTLAPNIQTGRNTPTSLHIHGGPHTQSGLSSPQGNSIYIRPYVTQPGGTTRQSQQQQAGRAQYSPTSQPQQQIYQISHPTSLPGSRTGPSCQQHQHGSSHTSQHQSQGHQTSHVYMPISSPTNPQAPSILQAPSGGQASSSGASSSVMPSGMSSFSQYNIQNISTGPRKNQIEIKLESPQRSNSTTTTLRTSSSPRSNSSTSSSCPSSSSSVGAAPGTTTTPLSIGGPGLSRSQPTVYISASPPTAATTTPSDEAVMVPTGSRSQPKFYITANNDDGGGRNPPTVYISAQPPPHGSQGARNMGGQVSMGPAYIHHHPPKSRASMGGAGTATSPRVVVTQPNTKYTFKITVSPNKPPAVSPGVVSPTFEATNLLSLPSDHHFVEPEPHHLSDPLSAYRERPSEPRRLSMGSDDAAYTQALLVHQKARMDRLWHELELKKRTLEKLKEEVNEMENDLTRRRLERSNSQSQIPSIEEMQQLRCKNRILQIDIDLLTKEIDLQTREPEGQGTDGRIFNVTSTLTMEPSSAPPPPPAALPLESDQEEDEGTQWSCTACTFLNHPALNRCEQCEFPRHF, from the exons ATGGCCCAGGGAAGCCACCAGATTGACATCCGGGTTTTGCACGACCTGCGCCAGAAGTTCCCTGAAGTTCCAGAGGGTGTTGTTTCCCAGTGTGTTCTGCAG AACGACAACAATTTGGACGCCTGTTGTGAGTACCTGTCTCAGGTGAGCCCGGGGTACTTGTACAGCGAAGGAGGCAACCTCAGCAACAACGACGACCCCAGCTTCATCAGGCTCCGCAATCACATGACCCAGCTGAACCTGGGCCTGCAGTCTCAGTTTCAAAATGTGCATGCGGCCCCGGGACGGGACGGCCTGAGGATGAACGGCAGCAGGACTCTGTCCCACAGCCTGAGTGACGGGCCCCTCCAGACAGGACAGACCCCCAACAGTGACTTCTTCCAGCAGGAGCCCCAGTCAGCCCCTGTGCAGGCACCCTCCAACCTCAATGTGTTTGCCGTGATGGAGCCTAAACGCAAGCCCCAGCCGCCCCAGCACCTGGGACTCTACCAGCTGGGGGGCAAAGGGCAGTCCATGGGCCATCATGGCCAGCAGACGCCCCGCTTCAACCCCATCACCGTCACCCTGGCCCCCAACATCCAGACGGGACGCAACACCCCCACCTCTTTGCACATACACGGCGGGCCCCATACACAGTCCGGACTGAGCAGTCCACAGGGTAACTCTATCTACATCAGGCCTTATGTGACCCAGCCCGGCGGTACGACCCGGCAAAGCCAGCAGCAGCAGGCTGGCAGGGCCCAGTACAGCCCCACCTCCCAGCCCCAGCAGCAGATCTATCAGATCTCCCATCCCACCTCACTGCCTGGCTCCCGGACAGGCCCTTCCTGCCAGCAGCACCAGCACGGCTCCTCACATACCTCACAGCACCAGTCACAGGGCCACCAGACCTCCCATGTCTACATGCCCATCAGCTCCCCTACCAACCCACAGGCCCCCTCTATCCTCCAGGCCCCCTCTGGAGGTCAGGCCTCCTCCTCTGGTGCCTCGTCCTCGGTCATGCCCTCTGGCATGTCCTCCTTCAGCCAGTACAACATCCAGAACATCTCCACCGGACCGCGCAAGAACCAGATAGAGATCAAACTTGAATCTCCTCAGAGGAGCAACTCCACCACGACCACACTGCGCACCAGCAGCAGCCCCCGCtccaactcctccacctcctcctcctgcccgtcatcctcctcctctgtcgGGGCAGCCCCTGGCACCACCACTACCCCCCTGTCCATCGGAGGCCCGGGCCTAAGCCGCAGCCAGCCCACTGTTTACATCTCTGCCAGCCCGCCCACCGCTGCTACTACCACCCCTTCTGACGAGGCCGTCATGGTCCCAACCGGCTCTCGCTCCCAGCCCAAGTTTTACATTACTGCTAATAACGATGACGGTGGAGGCAGAAATCCTCCAACCGTCTACATCTCTGCTCAACCTCCTCCGCATGGTTCGCAGGGAGCCCGGAATATGGGGGGCCAGGTGAGCATGGGCCCCGCCTACATCCACCACCACCCACCCAAGTCCCGCGCGTCTATGGGAGGGGCAGGCACGGCCACCTCGCCCAGGGTGGTGGTCACCCAGCCCAACACCAAGTACACTTTCAAAATCACAGTGTCCCCCAACAAGCCCCCAGCAGTGTCCCCTGGCGTCGTTTCCCCTACCTTTGAGGCCACCAACCTCCTCAGCCTCCCGTCAGACCACCATTTTGTAGAGCCAGAGCCCCATCATCTCTCAGACCCTCTGTCTGCATACAGGGAGAGGCCCAGCGAGCCACGCAGACTCAGCATGGGTTCAGACGACGCTGCATACACACAAG CCCTGTTGGTTCACCAGAAGGCCCGTATGGACCGGCTGTGGCATGAGCTGGAGTTAAAAAAGAGGACGCTGGAGAAGCTAAAAGAGGAGGTCAACGAGATGGAGAACGACCTGACTAGGAGACGGCTAGAACGATCCAACTCCCAGTCCCAAATCCCCTCG ATTGAGGAAATGCAGCAGTTACGATGCAAAAACAGGATACTGCAGATTGACATCGACCTTTTAACCAAAGAAATCGATCTTCAAACAAGAG AGCCAGAGGGTCAGGGGACAGACGGAAGAATATTTAATGTCACCTCCACGCTAACCATGGAGCCCTcttctgcccctcctcctcctcccgctgCTCTCCCCCTGG
- the tab2 gene encoding TGF-beta-activated kinase 1 and MAP3K7-binding protein 2 isoform X8: MAQGSHQIDIRVLHDLRQKFPEVPEGVVSQCVLQNDNNLDACCEYLSQVSPGYLYSEGGNLSNNDDPSFIRLRNHMTQLNLGLQSQFQNVHAAPGRDGLRMNGSRTLSHSLSDGPLQTGQTPNSDFFQQEPQSAPVQAPSNLNVFAVMEPKRKPQPPQHLGLYQLGGKGQSMGHHGQQTPRFNPITVTLAPNIQTGRNTPTSLHIHGGPHTQSGLSSPQGNSIYIRPYVTQPGGTTRQSQQQQAGRAQYSPTSQPQQQIYQISHPTSLPGSRTGPSCQQHQHGSSHTSQHQSQGHQTSHVYMPISSPTNPQAPSILQAPSGGQASSSGASSSVMPSGMSSFSQYNIQNISTGPRKNQIEIKLESPQRSNSTTTTLRTSSSPRSNSSTSSSCPSSSSSVGAAPGTTTTPLSIGGPGLSRSQPTVYISASPPTAATTTPSDEAVMVPTGSRSQPKFYITANNDDGGGRNPPTVYISAQPPPHGSQGARNMGGQVSMGPAYIHHHPPKSRASMGGAGTATSPRVVVTQPNTKYTFKITVSPNKPPAVSPGVVSPTFEATNLLSLPSDHHFVEPEPHHLSDPLSAYRERPSEPRRLSMGSDDAAYTQALLVHQKARMDRLWHELELKKRTLEKLKEEVNEMENDLTRRRLERSNSQSQIPSIEEMQQLRCKNRILQIDIDLLTKEIDLQTRGPVPPKPKGTLRVESDQEEDEGTQWSCTACTFLNHPALNRCEQCEFPRHF, encoded by the exons ATGGCCCAGGGAAGCCACCAGATTGACATCCGGGTTTTGCACGACCTGCGCCAGAAGTTCCCTGAAGTTCCAGAGGGTGTTGTTTCCCAGTGTGTTCTGCAG AACGACAACAATTTGGACGCCTGTTGTGAGTACCTGTCTCAGGTGAGCCCGGGGTACTTGTACAGCGAAGGAGGCAACCTCAGCAACAACGACGACCCCAGCTTCATCAGGCTCCGCAATCACATGACCCAGCTGAACCTGGGCCTGCAGTCTCAGTTTCAAAATGTGCATGCGGCCCCGGGACGGGACGGCCTGAGGATGAACGGCAGCAGGACTCTGTCCCACAGCCTGAGTGACGGGCCCCTCCAGACAGGACAGACCCCCAACAGTGACTTCTTCCAGCAGGAGCCCCAGTCAGCCCCTGTGCAGGCACCCTCCAACCTCAATGTGTTTGCCGTGATGGAGCCTAAACGCAAGCCCCAGCCGCCCCAGCACCTGGGACTCTACCAGCTGGGGGGCAAAGGGCAGTCCATGGGCCATCATGGCCAGCAGACGCCCCGCTTCAACCCCATCACCGTCACCCTGGCCCCCAACATCCAGACGGGACGCAACACCCCCACCTCTTTGCACATACACGGCGGGCCCCATACACAGTCCGGACTGAGCAGTCCACAGGGTAACTCTATCTACATCAGGCCTTATGTGACCCAGCCCGGCGGTACGACCCGGCAAAGCCAGCAGCAGCAGGCTGGCAGGGCCCAGTACAGCCCCACCTCCCAGCCCCAGCAGCAGATCTATCAGATCTCCCATCCCACCTCACTGCCTGGCTCCCGGACAGGCCCTTCCTGCCAGCAGCACCAGCACGGCTCCTCACATACCTCACAGCACCAGTCACAGGGCCACCAGACCTCCCATGTCTACATGCCCATCAGCTCCCCTACCAACCCACAGGCCCCCTCTATCCTCCAGGCCCCCTCTGGAGGTCAGGCCTCCTCCTCTGGTGCCTCGTCCTCGGTCATGCCCTCTGGCATGTCCTCCTTCAGCCAGTACAACATCCAGAACATCTCCACCGGACCGCGCAAGAACCAGATAGAGATCAAACTTGAATCTCCTCAGAGGAGCAACTCCACCACGACCACACTGCGCACCAGCAGCAGCCCCCGCtccaactcctccacctcctcctcctgcccgtcatcctcctcctctgtcgGGGCAGCCCCTGGCACCACCACTACCCCCCTGTCCATCGGAGGCCCGGGCCTAAGCCGCAGCCAGCCCACTGTTTACATCTCTGCCAGCCCGCCCACCGCTGCTACTACCACCCCTTCTGACGAGGCCGTCATGGTCCCAACCGGCTCTCGCTCCCAGCCCAAGTTTTACATTACTGCTAATAACGATGACGGTGGAGGCAGAAATCCTCCAACCGTCTACATCTCTGCTCAACCTCCTCCGCATGGTTCGCAGGGAGCCCGGAATATGGGGGGCCAGGTGAGCATGGGCCCCGCCTACATCCACCACCACCCACCCAAGTCCCGCGCGTCTATGGGAGGGGCAGGCACGGCCACCTCGCCCAGGGTGGTGGTCACCCAGCCCAACACCAAGTACACTTTCAAAATCACAGTGTCCCCCAACAAGCCCCCAGCAGTGTCCCCTGGCGTCGTTTCCCCTACCTTTGAGGCCACCAACCTCCTCAGCCTCCCGTCAGACCACCATTTTGTAGAGCCAGAGCCCCATCATCTCTCAGACCCTCTGTCTGCATACAGGGAGAGGCCCAGCGAGCCACGCAGACTCAGCATGGGTTCAGACGACGCTGCATACACACAAG CCCTGTTGGTTCACCAGAAGGCCCGTATGGACCGGCTGTGGCATGAGCTGGAGTTAAAAAAGAGGACGCTGGAGAAGCTAAAAGAGGAGGTCAACGAGATGGAGAACGACCTGACTAGGAGACGGCTAGAACGATCCAACTCCCAGTCCCAAATCCCCTCG ATTGAGGAAATGCAGCAGTTACGATGCAAAAACAGGATACTGCAGATTGACATCGACCTTTTAACCAAAGAAATCGATCTTCAAACAAGAG GTCCCGTCCCACCCAAACCCAAAGGTACTTTACGTGTTG
- the tab2 gene encoding TGF-beta-activated kinase 1 and MAP3K7-binding protein 2 isoform X6, which translates to MAQGSHQIDIRVLHDLRQKFPEVPEGVVSQCVLQNDNNLDACCEYLSQVSPGYLYSEGGNLSNNDDPSFIRLRNHMTQLNLGLQSQFQNVHAAPGRDGLRMNGSRTLSHSLSDGPLQTGQTPNSDFFQQEPQSAPVQAPSNLNVFAVMEPKRKPQPPQHLGLYQLGGKGQSMGHHGQQTPRFNPITVTLAPNIQTGRNTPTSLHIHGGPHTQSGLSSPQGNSIYIRPYVTQPGGTTRQSQQQQAGRAQYSPTSQPQQQIYQISHPTSLPGSRTGPSCQQHQHGSSHTSQHQSQGHQTSHVYMPISSPTNPQAPSILQAPSGGQASSSGASSSVMPSGMSSFSQYNIQNISTGPRKNQIEIKLESPQRSNSTTTTLRTSSSPRSNSSTSSSCPSSSSSVGAAPGTTTTPLSIGGPGLSRSQPTVYISASPPTAATTTPSDEAVMVPTGSRSQPKFYITANNDDGGGRNPPTVYISAQPPPHGSQGARNMGGQVSMGPAYIHHHPPKSRASMGGAGTATSPRVVVTQPNTKYTFKITVSPNKPPAVSPGVVSPTFEATNLLSLPSDHHFVEPEPHHLSDPLSAYRERPSEPRRLSMGSDDAAYTQALLVHQKARMDRLWHELELKKRTLEKLKEEVNEMENDLTRRRLERSNSQSQIPSIEEMQQLRCKNRILQIDIDLLTKEIDLQTRGPHFNPSAIHNFYDNIGFLGPVPPKPKGTLRVESDQEEDEGTQWSCTACTFLNHPALNRCEQCEFPRHF; encoded by the exons ATGGCCCAGGGAAGCCACCAGATTGACATCCGGGTTTTGCACGACCTGCGCCAGAAGTTCCCTGAAGTTCCAGAGGGTGTTGTTTCCCAGTGTGTTCTGCAG AACGACAACAATTTGGACGCCTGTTGTGAGTACCTGTCTCAGGTGAGCCCGGGGTACTTGTACAGCGAAGGAGGCAACCTCAGCAACAACGACGACCCCAGCTTCATCAGGCTCCGCAATCACATGACCCAGCTGAACCTGGGCCTGCAGTCTCAGTTTCAAAATGTGCATGCGGCCCCGGGACGGGACGGCCTGAGGATGAACGGCAGCAGGACTCTGTCCCACAGCCTGAGTGACGGGCCCCTCCAGACAGGACAGACCCCCAACAGTGACTTCTTCCAGCAGGAGCCCCAGTCAGCCCCTGTGCAGGCACCCTCCAACCTCAATGTGTTTGCCGTGATGGAGCCTAAACGCAAGCCCCAGCCGCCCCAGCACCTGGGACTCTACCAGCTGGGGGGCAAAGGGCAGTCCATGGGCCATCATGGCCAGCAGACGCCCCGCTTCAACCCCATCACCGTCACCCTGGCCCCCAACATCCAGACGGGACGCAACACCCCCACCTCTTTGCACATACACGGCGGGCCCCATACACAGTCCGGACTGAGCAGTCCACAGGGTAACTCTATCTACATCAGGCCTTATGTGACCCAGCCCGGCGGTACGACCCGGCAAAGCCAGCAGCAGCAGGCTGGCAGGGCCCAGTACAGCCCCACCTCCCAGCCCCAGCAGCAGATCTATCAGATCTCCCATCCCACCTCACTGCCTGGCTCCCGGACAGGCCCTTCCTGCCAGCAGCACCAGCACGGCTCCTCACATACCTCACAGCACCAGTCACAGGGCCACCAGACCTCCCATGTCTACATGCCCATCAGCTCCCCTACCAACCCACAGGCCCCCTCTATCCTCCAGGCCCCCTCTGGAGGTCAGGCCTCCTCCTCTGGTGCCTCGTCCTCGGTCATGCCCTCTGGCATGTCCTCCTTCAGCCAGTACAACATCCAGAACATCTCCACCGGACCGCGCAAGAACCAGATAGAGATCAAACTTGAATCTCCTCAGAGGAGCAACTCCACCACGACCACACTGCGCACCAGCAGCAGCCCCCGCtccaactcctccacctcctcctcctgcccgtcatcctcctcctctgtcgGGGCAGCCCCTGGCACCACCACTACCCCCCTGTCCATCGGAGGCCCGGGCCTAAGCCGCAGCCAGCCCACTGTTTACATCTCTGCCAGCCCGCCCACCGCTGCTACTACCACCCCTTCTGACGAGGCCGTCATGGTCCCAACCGGCTCTCGCTCCCAGCCCAAGTTTTACATTACTGCTAATAACGATGACGGTGGAGGCAGAAATCCTCCAACCGTCTACATCTCTGCTCAACCTCCTCCGCATGGTTCGCAGGGAGCCCGGAATATGGGGGGCCAGGTGAGCATGGGCCCCGCCTACATCCACCACCACCCACCCAAGTCCCGCGCGTCTATGGGAGGGGCAGGCACGGCCACCTCGCCCAGGGTGGTGGTCACCCAGCCCAACACCAAGTACACTTTCAAAATCACAGTGTCCCCCAACAAGCCCCCAGCAGTGTCCCCTGGCGTCGTTTCCCCTACCTTTGAGGCCACCAACCTCCTCAGCCTCCCGTCAGACCACCATTTTGTAGAGCCAGAGCCCCATCATCTCTCAGACCCTCTGTCTGCATACAGGGAGAGGCCCAGCGAGCCACGCAGACTCAGCATGGGTTCAGACGACGCTGCATACACACAAG CCCTGTTGGTTCACCAGAAGGCCCGTATGGACCGGCTGTGGCATGAGCTGGAGTTAAAAAAGAGGACGCTGGAGAAGCTAAAAGAGGAGGTCAACGAGATGGAGAACGACCTGACTAGGAGACGGCTAGAACGATCCAACTCCCAGTCCCAAATCCCCTCG ATTGAGGAAATGCAGCAGTTACGATGCAAAAACAGGATACTGCAGATTGACATCGACCTTTTAACCAAAGAAATCGATCTTCAAACAAGAG GACCCCACTTTAATCCCAGTGCAATTCATAACTTCTATGACAACATTGGATTCCTAGGTCCCGTCCCACCCAAACCCAAAGGTACTTTACGTGTTG
- the tab2 gene encoding TGF-beta-activated kinase 1 and MAP3K7-binding protein 2 isoform X7, translated as MAQGSHQIDIRVLHDLRQKFPEVPEGVVSQCVLQNDNNLDACCEYLSQVSPGYLYSEGGNLSNNDDPSFIRLRNHMTQLNLGLQSQFQNVHAAPGRDGLRMNGSRTLSHSLSDGPLQTGQTPNSDFFQQEPQSAPVQAPSNLNVFAVMEPKRKPQPPQHLGLYQLGGKGQSMGHHGQQTPRFNPITVTLAPNIQTGRNTPTSLHIHGGPHTQSGLSSPQGNSIYIRPYVTQPGGTTRQSQQQQAGRAQYSPTSQPQQQIYQISHPTSLPGSRTGPSCQQHQHGSSHTSQHQSQGHQTSHVYMPISSPTNPQAPSILQAPSGGQASSSGASSSVMPSGMSSFSQYNIQNISTGPRKNQIEIKLESPQRSNSTTTTLRTSSSPRSNSSTSSSCPSSSSSVGAAPGTTTTPLSIGGPGLSRSQPTVYISASPPTAATTTPSDEAVMVPTGSRSQPKFYITANNDDGGGRNPPTVYISAQPPPHGSQGARNMGGQVSMGPAYIHHHPPKSRASMGGAGTATSPRVVVTQPNTKYTFKITVSPNKPPAVSPGVVSPTFEATNLLSLPSDHHFVEPEPHHLSDPLSAYRERPSEPRRLSMGSDDAAYTQALLVHQKARMDRLWHELELKKRTLEKLKEEVNEMENDLTRRRLERSNSQSQIPSIEEMQQLRCKNRILQIDIDLLTKEIDLQTRGPHFNPSAIHNFYDNIGFLGPVPPKPKESDQEEDEGTQWSCTACTFLNHPALNRCEQCEFPRHF; from the exons ATGGCCCAGGGAAGCCACCAGATTGACATCCGGGTTTTGCACGACCTGCGCCAGAAGTTCCCTGAAGTTCCAGAGGGTGTTGTTTCCCAGTGTGTTCTGCAG AACGACAACAATTTGGACGCCTGTTGTGAGTACCTGTCTCAGGTGAGCCCGGGGTACTTGTACAGCGAAGGAGGCAACCTCAGCAACAACGACGACCCCAGCTTCATCAGGCTCCGCAATCACATGACCCAGCTGAACCTGGGCCTGCAGTCTCAGTTTCAAAATGTGCATGCGGCCCCGGGACGGGACGGCCTGAGGATGAACGGCAGCAGGACTCTGTCCCACAGCCTGAGTGACGGGCCCCTCCAGACAGGACAGACCCCCAACAGTGACTTCTTCCAGCAGGAGCCCCAGTCAGCCCCTGTGCAGGCACCCTCCAACCTCAATGTGTTTGCCGTGATGGAGCCTAAACGCAAGCCCCAGCCGCCCCAGCACCTGGGACTCTACCAGCTGGGGGGCAAAGGGCAGTCCATGGGCCATCATGGCCAGCAGACGCCCCGCTTCAACCCCATCACCGTCACCCTGGCCCCCAACATCCAGACGGGACGCAACACCCCCACCTCTTTGCACATACACGGCGGGCCCCATACACAGTCCGGACTGAGCAGTCCACAGGGTAACTCTATCTACATCAGGCCTTATGTGACCCAGCCCGGCGGTACGACCCGGCAAAGCCAGCAGCAGCAGGCTGGCAGGGCCCAGTACAGCCCCACCTCCCAGCCCCAGCAGCAGATCTATCAGATCTCCCATCCCACCTCACTGCCTGGCTCCCGGACAGGCCCTTCCTGCCAGCAGCACCAGCACGGCTCCTCACATACCTCACAGCACCAGTCACAGGGCCACCAGACCTCCCATGTCTACATGCCCATCAGCTCCCCTACCAACCCACAGGCCCCCTCTATCCTCCAGGCCCCCTCTGGAGGTCAGGCCTCCTCCTCTGGTGCCTCGTCCTCGGTCATGCCCTCTGGCATGTCCTCCTTCAGCCAGTACAACATCCAGAACATCTCCACCGGACCGCGCAAGAACCAGATAGAGATCAAACTTGAATCTCCTCAGAGGAGCAACTCCACCACGACCACACTGCGCACCAGCAGCAGCCCCCGCtccaactcctccacctcctcctcctgcccgtcatcctcctcctctgtcgGGGCAGCCCCTGGCACCACCACTACCCCCCTGTCCATCGGAGGCCCGGGCCTAAGCCGCAGCCAGCCCACTGTTTACATCTCTGCCAGCCCGCCCACCGCTGCTACTACCACCCCTTCTGACGAGGCCGTCATGGTCCCAACCGGCTCTCGCTCCCAGCCCAAGTTTTACATTACTGCTAATAACGATGACGGTGGAGGCAGAAATCCTCCAACCGTCTACATCTCTGCTCAACCTCCTCCGCATGGTTCGCAGGGAGCCCGGAATATGGGGGGCCAGGTGAGCATGGGCCCCGCCTACATCCACCACCACCCACCCAAGTCCCGCGCGTCTATGGGAGGGGCAGGCACGGCCACCTCGCCCAGGGTGGTGGTCACCCAGCCCAACACCAAGTACACTTTCAAAATCACAGTGTCCCCCAACAAGCCCCCAGCAGTGTCCCCTGGCGTCGTTTCCCCTACCTTTGAGGCCACCAACCTCCTCAGCCTCCCGTCAGACCACCATTTTGTAGAGCCAGAGCCCCATCATCTCTCAGACCCTCTGTCTGCATACAGGGAGAGGCCCAGCGAGCCACGCAGACTCAGCATGGGTTCAGACGACGCTGCATACACACAAG CCCTGTTGGTTCACCAGAAGGCCCGTATGGACCGGCTGTGGCATGAGCTGGAGTTAAAAAAGAGGACGCTGGAGAAGCTAAAAGAGGAGGTCAACGAGATGGAGAACGACCTGACTAGGAGACGGCTAGAACGATCCAACTCCCAGTCCCAAATCCCCTCG ATTGAGGAAATGCAGCAGTTACGATGCAAAAACAGGATACTGCAGATTGACATCGACCTTTTAACCAAAGAAATCGATCTTCAAACAAGAG GACCCCACTTTAATCCCAGTGCAATTCATAACTTCTATGACAACATTGGATTCCTAGGTCCCGTCCCACCCAAACCCAAAG
- the tab2 gene encoding TGF-beta-activated kinase 1 and MAP3K7-binding protein 2 isoform X9 — MAQGSHQIDIRVLHDLRQKFPEVPEGVVSQCVLQNDNNLDACCEYLSQVSPGYLYSEGGNLSNNDDPSFIRLRNHMTQLNLGLQSQFQNVHAAPGRDGLRMNGSRTLSHSLSDGPLQTGQTPNSDFFQQEPQSAPVQAPSNLNVFAVMEPKRKPQPPQHLGLYQLGGKGQSMGHHGQQTPRFNPITVTLAPNIQTGRNTPTSLHIHGGPHTQSGLSSPQGNSIYIRPYVTQPGGTTRQSQQQQAGRAQYSPTSQPQQQIYQISHPTSLPGSRTGPSCQQHQHGSSHTSQHQSQGHQTSHVYMPISSPTNPQAPSILQAPSGGQASSSGASSSVMPSGMSSFSQYNIQNISTGPRKNQIEIKLESPQRSNSTTTTLRTSSSPRSNSSTSSSCPSSSSSVGAAPGTTTTPLSIGGPGLSRSQPTVYISASPPTAATTTPSDEAVMVPTGSRSQPKFYITANNDDGGGRNPPTVYISAQPPPHGSQGARNMGGQVSMGPAYIHHHPPKSRASMGGAGTATSPRVVVTQPNTKYTFKITVSPNKPPAVSPGVVSPTFEATNLLSLPSDHHFVEPEPHHLSDPLSAYRERPSEPRRLSMGSDDAAYTQALLVHQKARMDRLWHELELKKRTLEKLKEEVNEMENDLTRRRLERSNSQSQIPSIEEMQQLRCKNRILQIDIDLLTKEIDLQTRGPVPPKPKESDQEEDEGTQWSCTACTFLNHPALNRCEQCEFPRHF, encoded by the exons ATGGCCCAGGGAAGCCACCAGATTGACATCCGGGTTTTGCACGACCTGCGCCAGAAGTTCCCTGAAGTTCCAGAGGGTGTTGTTTCCCAGTGTGTTCTGCAG AACGACAACAATTTGGACGCCTGTTGTGAGTACCTGTCTCAGGTGAGCCCGGGGTACTTGTACAGCGAAGGAGGCAACCTCAGCAACAACGACGACCCCAGCTTCATCAGGCTCCGCAATCACATGACCCAGCTGAACCTGGGCCTGCAGTCTCAGTTTCAAAATGTGCATGCGGCCCCGGGACGGGACGGCCTGAGGATGAACGGCAGCAGGACTCTGTCCCACAGCCTGAGTGACGGGCCCCTCCAGACAGGACAGACCCCCAACAGTGACTTCTTCCAGCAGGAGCCCCAGTCAGCCCCTGTGCAGGCACCCTCCAACCTCAATGTGTTTGCCGTGATGGAGCCTAAACGCAAGCCCCAGCCGCCCCAGCACCTGGGACTCTACCAGCTGGGGGGCAAAGGGCAGTCCATGGGCCATCATGGCCAGCAGACGCCCCGCTTCAACCCCATCACCGTCACCCTGGCCCCCAACATCCAGACGGGACGCAACACCCCCACCTCTTTGCACATACACGGCGGGCCCCATACACAGTCCGGACTGAGCAGTCCACAGGGTAACTCTATCTACATCAGGCCTTATGTGACCCAGCCCGGCGGTACGACCCGGCAAAGCCAGCAGCAGCAGGCTGGCAGGGCCCAGTACAGCCCCACCTCCCAGCCCCAGCAGCAGATCTATCAGATCTCCCATCCCACCTCACTGCCTGGCTCCCGGACAGGCCCTTCCTGCCAGCAGCACCAGCACGGCTCCTCACATACCTCACAGCACCAGTCACAGGGCCACCAGACCTCCCATGTCTACATGCCCATCAGCTCCCCTACCAACCCACAGGCCCCCTCTATCCTCCAGGCCCCCTCTGGAGGTCAGGCCTCCTCCTCTGGTGCCTCGTCCTCGGTCATGCCCTCTGGCATGTCCTCCTTCAGCCAGTACAACATCCAGAACATCTCCACCGGACCGCGCAAGAACCAGATAGAGATCAAACTTGAATCTCCTCAGAGGAGCAACTCCACCACGACCACACTGCGCACCAGCAGCAGCCCCCGCtccaactcctccacctcctcctcctgcccgtcatcctcctcctctgtcgGGGCAGCCCCTGGCACCACCACTACCCCCCTGTCCATCGGAGGCCCGGGCCTAAGCCGCAGCCAGCCCACTGTTTACATCTCTGCCAGCCCGCCCACCGCTGCTACTACCACCCCTTCTGACGAGGCCGTCATGGTCCCAACCGGCTCTCGCTCCCAGCCCAAGTTTTACATTACTGCTAATAACGATGACGGTGGAGGCAGAAATCCTCCAACCGTCTACATCTCTGCTCAACCTCCTCCGCATGGTTCGCAGGGAGCCCGGAATATGGGGGGCCAGGTGAGCATGGGCCCCGCCTACATCCACCACCACCCACCCAAGTCCCGCGCGTCTATGGGAGGGGCAGGCACGGCCACCTCGCCCAGGGTGGTGGTCACCCAGCCCAACACCAAGTACACTTTCAAAATCACAGTGTCCCCCAACAAGCCCCCAGCAGTGTCCCCTGGCGTCGTTTCCCCTACCTTTGAGGCCACCAACCTCCTCAGCCTCCCGTCAGACCACCATTTTGTAGAGCCAGAGCCCCATCATCTCTCAGACCCTCTGTCTGCATACAGGGAGAGGCCCAGCGAGCCACGCAGACTCAGCATGGGTTCAGACGACGCTGCATACACACAAG CCCTGTTGGTTCACCAGAAGGCCCGTATGGACCGGCTGTGGCATGAGCTGGAGTTAAAAAAGAGGACGCTGGAGAAGCTAAAAGAGGAGGTCAACGAGATGGAGAACGACCTGACTAGGAGACGGCTAGAACGATCCAACTCCCAGTCCCAAATCCCCTCG ATTGAGGAAATGCAGCAGTTACGATGCAAAAACAGGATACTGCAGATTGACATCGACCTTTTAACCAAAGAAATCGATCTTCAAACAAGAG GTCCCGTCCCACCCAAACCCAAAG